CTCGGTCGCTCACCCGCCGCCAGCTGCCCCTGCACCACCCGCGACGACGCGGCCGCATGCTCCGCCACCTCAAACACCTGCACCTGCAGCCGCGAGTCCATCGCCGCCTCGGGCGCTCCAGCTCGCCGCGCCACCGCAAACCGCGCTCGCTCCAGCACCGGCTCCTGGTCTTCCCACCGCGCCATCGCCGCCAGCACATCCGCCCCTACAATAAACACGAACTCGGTACCCGGATACGCCCCCGTCAGCCGATCAAAATCCGCCATCCGGTGGCGCACCACCCCCACATCATCGGGGTCACCCTCGCGCATCCGCCGCTCGCCCTCCAACGCCAGCTGCACCATCGCCACCCGGTCGGCCGCCGGCACCACCCCCGTCTTGTGACCCGGAGCCGGATTCACCAGAAACCACACCTCGCGCAAATCACACGCACCCATCGCCGCCCGGGCCAGCGCCACGTGCCCCAAATGCACCGGGTCAAACGTTCCGGTCAGCAACCCCACCCGACGGCGCACGCTACACCCGCTCGGGTCGCACGCGGCTCACGATGAGGTCATAAATCTCTCTCGCCGCCTGCTCGCTTTTGCCGGTCTCATTGATCACCCATGTATAAAAACCCAATTCCTCAGCCCGCGCAATCTCCCGCCTAGCCTGATCGAGCCGGCGCTCAATCGAAGCCGCGTCGTTCGTGCCGCGCTTCTCGATCCGCCGCCGCAATTCCGCCAGATCGTCATCGAGCGAACCAGCCGTCGGCCGAATAAAAATAAACAGCTCATCGGGCAGCACCTCATGCACAAACTCGGCCCCGTTCACCTCAATCTCCGTCATCACCGTCTCGCCCCCCCGCATATGCTCCAGAATCGGCTCGATCGGCGTACCGTAACGCGCACCCTCGGTCAGCCCATTGGCCTCCAAAAACGCCCCCGCCCTCTCCTGAGCCTCAAATTCCTCCCGCGTCACAAAGGTGTACTTGTGGTGCAGCACCTCGCCCGGCCGCGGCTGCCGCGTAGTAGTCGACACCGACAGCCACAATTTCTCATCGGCAAACCCCAGCATCTCGTCGATGACCTTGCCCTTACCGGCGCCCGCCGAGGGACCCGAAATAACCACCAAGCGACCCGGCAAGCCGTCAAACTTGCCCCTTAAGTTCTCGATGCGCATATCCATTAGGCCGTATTTTAGTTGGGCCGCCCCAGCCTAGCAAGCCCCAAGTGCTTTTCCCCAATTTTGAAAAAGTTATCCCCTGGCAATTTTTATAGTCATATGACAACATATAGTCATGAAATGCCCGTTTTGCCGATCGAACCAAACCGAAGTCTACAACACCCGCACCACCAAATTCGGCACCCAGCTCTGGCGCCGGCGTCGCTGCCAGACCTGCCACGAAGCCTTCACGACGTACGAAGCCGCCGACCTAGGATTCCTTCAAATCCGTGCCCGCAACGCCTCACACAGCCCCTACAGCCGCGCCAAGCTATACTCCGGCATCGCCGCCGCCTTTGAGACGCAGCCGGCCCCGCCCACCACCGTCGACGCCCTCACCGACACCGTCGAAAGCAAGCTTCTAGACCTAAAAAGCCCCGTGATCACCACGGAGCAAATTAGCGCTACCATTCTCACTACCCTGAGGCATTACGACACGCCGGCGTTTCTGCGGTATCTAGCCTCACACGCCGAGCTTCGCTCCAACGCCGAGCTCAAACGCCAGCTCAAAAACTACTAGCCGGCTACTTCTTGTCGCGACGATCCTTGTCACCTTCATTCTCTTCGGACACCACCACGGGAGCCTCTTCTTGGGCACTCTCAGGCACTCCACCCTCCACGGCCTCGTCCAGCTCGGCCATTTCTTCGTCGCTACGCGGCGGCTCCACCTTGGCCACGAGCATCGTCAGATCCTCCTCCATCAGCTTCACGCCCGCCGGCAGTTTCAGGTCAGCCAGGGTAATCGTCTTTTCGAAATCATCGAGCACCGCAATATCCACCTCAAACAATTCCGGAATGTCACCCGGCAGGCATTCCACCTCCACCAGCTCCACCGCCTTCAGCAAGCTACCCTCACCCTGAAATACCGCATTCGACTCACCAATAAAATGCAGCGGCACTTCGGCCTTGAGCAATTCATCCATTTTCACGACGTAGAAGTCGGCATGCAGCACCTCGCCGCGCACCGCCCCCAGCTGCACATCGTGAATCAGCACGTTCTTGGCCCGGCCTTCGCCGACCTTGAGCGCCACGATCTTGTTACCACCCGCCAGCTTGTATACCCGCTCAAATTCGCGCGCCGGCAGCTCCAGCGACTGCGACTCCACACCGTGCCCGTACACCACCGCCGGCAGCTTGCCCTCGGTTCGCACATGCCTCGTCTGCTTACCCGATACCTTACGTTTTTCGGCTACGAGTTCAATCTTTTCCATCATTCCATCCTTTACCGAACGTAATTACTTACCTTTTTTCACAAATGTCTTCGACTTCGACAACCAGCGGTGAAATTCCGCGATTTCCCCGGCACTAATGGCGCCCTTGGACGCAAACTTAGCCTCTTCACTCTGGCGCAAGTCGCTCTTGCGCTTGCCGCCGGCCTTACCGTTCACGCTCACC
This portion of the Candidatus Saccharimonadia bacterium genome encodes:
- a CDS encoding guanylate kinase, translating into MDMRIENLRGKFDGLPGRLVVISGPSAGAGKGKVIDEMLGFADEKLWLSVSTTTRQPRPGEVLHHKYTFVTREEFEAQERAGAFLEANGLTEGARYGTPIEPILEHMRGGETVMTEIEVNGAEFVHEVLPDELFIFIRPTAGSLDDDLAELRRRIEKRGTNDAASIERRLDQARREIARAEELGFYTWVINETGKSEQAAREIYDLIVSRVRPERV
- a CDS encoding 50S ribosomal protein L25, coding for MMEKIELVAEKRKVSGKQTRHVRTEGKLPAVVYGHGVESQSLELPAREFERVYKLAGGNKIVALKVGEGRAKNVLIHDVQLGAVRGEVLHADFYVVKMDELLKAEVPLHFIGESNAVFQGEGSLLKAVELVEVECLPGDIPELFEVDIAVLDDFEKTITLADLKLPAGVKLMEEDLTMLVAKVEPPRSDEEMAELDEAVEGGVPESAQEEAPVVVSEENEGDKDRRDKK
- a CDS encoding ATP cone domain-containing protein, translated to MKCPFCRSNQTEVYNTRTTKFGTQLWRRRRCQTCHEAFTTYEAADLGFLQIRARNASHSPYSRAKLYSGIAAAFETQPAPPTTVDALTDTVESKLLDLKSPVITTEQISATILTTLRHYDTPAFLRYLASHAELRSNAELKRQLKNY